Proteins from a genomic interval of Pseudomonas anuradhapurensis:
- a CDS encoding amino acid ABC transporter permease produces MNYNWDWGVFFKSTGVGSETYLDWYITGLGWTIAIAISAWIIALLLGSVLGVMRTVPNRLVSGIATVYVELFRNVPLLVQLFIWYFLVPDLLPEGLQEWFKQDLNPTTSALISVVICLGLFTAARVCEQVRTGIQALPRGQEAAARAMGFSLSQIYTNVLLPQAYRIIIPPLTSEFLNVFKNSSVASLIGLMELLAQTKQTAEFSANLFEAFTLATLIYFTLNMGLMLLMRMVEKKVSVPGLISVGGK; encoded by the coding sequence ATGAATTACAACTGGGACTGGGGCGTGTTCTTCAAGTCCACCGGCGTGGGCAGCGAGACCTATCTGGACTGGTATATCACCGGTCTGGGCTGGACCATCGCCATCGCCATCTCCGCCTGGATCATCGCCTTGCTGTTGGGGTCGGTCCTCGGCGTCATGCGTACCGTGCCGAACCGTCTGGTGTCCGGCATCGCCACCGTCTACGTGGAGCTATTCCGCAACGTGCCGCTGCTGGTGCAGCTGTTCATCTGGTACTTCCTGGTACCCGACCTGCTGCCCGAGGGCCTGCAGGAATGGTTCAAGCAGGACCTCAACCCGACCACCTCGGCGTTGATCAGCGTGGTCATCTGCCTGGGCCTGTTCACCGCCGCGCGTGTCTGCGAGCAGGTGCGTACCGGCATCCAGGCGCTGCCCCGCGGCCAGGAAGCCGCTGCCCGTGCCATGGGCTTCAGCCTGTCGCAGATCTACACCAACGTGCTGCTGCCGCAAGCCTACCGGATCATCATCCCGCCGCTGACCTCGGAATTCCTGAACGTGTTCAAGAACTCCTCGGTGGCGTCCCTGATCGGCCTGATGGAGCTGCTGGCGCAGACCAAGCAGACCGCCGAATTCTCGGCCAACCTGTTCGAGGCCTTCACCCTGGCCACGCTGATCTACTTCACCCTGAACATGGGCCTGATGCTGCTGATGCGCATGGTCGAGAAGAAAGTCTCGGTGCCCGGCCTGATTTCCGTAGGGGGCAAATAA
- a CDS encoding amino acid ABC transporter permease, protein MDMDFSEIIPALPALWEGMVMTLQLMIMGVVGGIVLGTILALMRLSSSKLLSNLAGAYVNYFRSIPLLLVITWFYLAVPFVLRWITGEDTPVGAFTSCVVAFMMFEAAYFCEIVRAGVQSISKGQMGAAQALGMTYSQTMRLIILPQAFRKMTPLLLQQSIILFQDTSLVYTVGLVDFLNSARSNGDIIGRSHEFLIFAGVVYFLISFSASWLVKRLQKRIAV, encoded by the coding sequence ATGGACATGGATTTCAGCGAAATCATCCCGGCCCTGCCAGCCCTGTGGGAAGGCATGGTCATGACCTTGCAGTTGATGATCATGGGCGTGGTTGGCGGCATCGTGCTGGGTACCATCCTGGCCCTGATGCGCCTGTCGTCGAGCAAGCTGCTGTCGAACCTGGCCGGTGCCTACGTCAACTACTTCCGCTCGATCCCGTTGCTGCTGGTGATCACCTGGTTCTACCTGGCGGTACCGTTCGTGCTGCGCTGGATCACCGGCGAGGACACCCCGGTCGGCGCGTTCACCTCGTGCGTGGTGGCGTTCATGATGTTCGAGGCCGCGTACTTCTGCGAAATCGTCCGCGCCGGCGTGCAGTCGATCTCCAAGGGCCAGATGGGCGCCGCCCAGGCCCTGGGCATGACCTACAGCCAGACCATGCGCCTGATCATCCTGCCCCAGGCCTTCCGCAAGATGACCCCGCTGCTGCTGCAGCAGAGCATCATCCTGTTCCAGGACACCTCGCTGGTATATACCGTGGGCCTGGTGGACTTCCTCAACTCGGCACGCTCCAACGGCGACATCATCGGGCGCTCCCATGAGTTCCTGATCTTCGCCGGTGTCGTGTATTTCCTCATCAGCTTCTCCGCTTCGTGGCTGGTCAAG
- a CDS encoding glutamate/aspartate ABC transporter substrate-binding protein, which yields MRIVRQLLGAAIAAAVIASPAMAEELTGTLKKIKDSGTITLGHRDSSIPFSYLAGKPEPVGYSHDIQLAVVDALKKQLGTDIKVRYNLVTSQTRIPLVQNGTVDLECGSTTNNVERQQQVGFTVGIFEVGTRLLTKVKDGQPAYKDFPDLAGKNVVTTAGTTSERILKAMNADKQMKMNVISAKDHGEAFNMLESGRAVAFMMDDALLAGEMAKARKPSDWVITGTPQSYEIYGCMVRKDDAAFKKAVDDAIIAYFKSGEVNKSYDKWFQQPIPPKGLNLQFPMSEELKKLIAEPTDKAADEKKS from the coding sequence ATGCGCATCGTTCGTCAATTGCTGGGCGCCGCCATCGCGGCCGCTGTGATCGCTTCGCCGGCCATGGCCGAAGAGCTGACAGGCACCCTGAAGAAGATCAAGGACTCGGGCACCATCACCCTGGGCCACCGCGACTCCTCCATCCCGTTTTCCTACCTGGCCGGCAAGCCCGAGCCCGTCGGCTATTCGCATGACATCCAGTTGGCTGTCGTCGATGCCTTGAAGAAGCAGCTGGGCACGGACATCAAAGTCCGCTACAACCTCGTCACCTCCCAGACCCGCATCCCGCTGGTGCAGAACGGCACCGTCGACCTGGAGTGCGGCTCCACCACCAACAACGTCGAACGCCAGCAGCAGGTCGGCTTCACGGTCGGTATCTTCGAAGTCGGCACCCGCCTGCTGACCAAGGTCAAGGACGGTCAACCGGCCTACAAGGACTTCCCGGACCTGGCTGGCAAGAACGTGGTGACCACCGCCGGTACCACTTCCGAGCGCATCCTCAAGGCGATGAACGCCGACAAGCAGATGAAGATGAACGTGATTTCCGCCAAGGACCACGGTGAAGCCTTCAACATGCTCGAAAGCGGCCGCGCCGTGGCCTTCATGATGGACGACGCCCTGCTCGCCGGCGAAATGGCCAAGGCCCGCAAGCCGTCGGACTGGGTCATCACCGGTACCCCACAGTCGTACGAAATCTATGGCTGCATGGTGCGCAAGGATGACGCTGCCTTCAAGAAAGCGGTGGATGACGCCATCATCGCCTACTTCAAGTCGGGCGAAGTCAACAAGAGCTACGACAAGTGGTTCCAGCAGCCGATCCCGCCAAAGGGCCTGAACCTGCAGTTCCCGATGAGCGAGGAGCTGAAGAAACTGATCGCCGAGCCGACCGACAAGGCCGCCGACGAGAAGAAGTCCTGA